The DNA region AGATTAGCAACCACTACACCAATGGTGCCGAGCTTTTGCAAGGTAGTTAGATTCGGAAAGGCAGCACCACACCAGTAGATGAGCATGGTGAGAAATAAAACTAGAAATGAAGTGTTATCTAAAAGGCTTTGGAGTGCAACCAAATCCATTTTCGGTTCTCCTATCGGTAAGGGTCGATAAACGTCGAATAAAAAATTTTGTTATGGATTATCTAATAGTGTGCTGGAAAATGGGGATCCTTGTCACCTCAGCTCATCATAATTGGTAACTTTTCATCAGTGAGCGTTTCTGTAGCAATCGCAAAGTGGTACAGCGTGGTGCGCTCAGCAGAGGGTCTATTTTGACTAGCGATCGCATGTTGAAGCTGCTCAATGGTAAGGCAAGTACCTCCTTGCGCCCCGGCCATTGTGGTAATGTGCTCTTCCATTAGTGTTCCCCCAATATCATTACAACCCCACCGCAACGCTTCCGTTGCTCCATCTAAACCAAGTTTGACCCAACTGGGTTGGTGGTTAACAATCCATTTTCCAAGAAATAAACGAGAGACAGCCGTCAAATGCAATGTCAGATTTAAATCCGGTTGGTCGCGACCAACTTTTTTGCGCAATACGGCGGGTGCATCCTGACCCACAAAAGGCAACAAAATAAATTCGCTGATTTTGGCAGAATAATTTTTTTCAACCGCATATTGTTGTAGCGATCGCATCTGCTCTAAATGACAAACTTGCTGCTCTAGGGTTTCGATATGGCCGCACAACATCGTACTAGTGGTCATTATGCCGAGAGAATGAGCCAGACTCACAATCTCTAACCAAGTGGCTGTATCGAGCTTTTCAGGGCAAATTTGACGACGAATTTGATCATCCAAAACTTCAGCTGCTGTGCCGGGGAAAGATCCTACTCCAACATCTTTGAGGGCTAGGATCACCTCAGCAAAAGTAAGCTCATCCTGACGAGCAATAAATTCAATTTCCTGTGGCGAAAAGGCGTGGATATGCAACTGCGGGAATTCAGTTTTCAGCGATCGCACCAAATCAAGATAATAGTCCAGCGATCGCCCATTAATTTTTGCTTCAGGATTGAGACCACCCTGCATACAAATTTCTGTTGCGCCACGTTGAACCGCATCTGCTGCTTTTTCAAGCAATTGGCCATTATCTAGCCAGAATGCCCCTTCATCGTCAGCATCTCGCCGAAATGCGCAGAAATGACAATGCTGTTCACAAATATTGGTGAAATTGAGGTTCCGATTAACCACATAGGTTACTGTCTCACCGCAGAGCGATCGCCGTAATTCATCTGCAGCCTGTCGAATTTCTTCAATGGCATCCGGTTGATATTGCTCTAGCAAAAAAATCCCTTCTGCCACCGAGAGATCCTGAAGCGCGATCGCCTTATCTAAAATTTCGGTAAGCTTCATCCTTTCCCTAGTTCTTCAGAACGCTGTTTTGCCGCTTTGACCGCTTCAATCACTGCCGAACGAAACCCATTTGCCTCCAATGTTGCCACACCTGTAATCGTTGTGCCGCCGGGACTAGTGACTCGATCCTTGAGCTGCGCTGGGTGTAAACCTGAATCTTGCAGGAGCTCAGCTGTCCCTTTAACAGTCTGTAACGCCAACTGCTGAGCAATCTGACGCGGTAACCCAGAAGCCACGCCACCATCCGCTAAAGCCTCAATCATCAAAGCCACGAATGCAGGTCCCGAACCGGACAGCCCGGTTACGGCATCCATTAAATATTCTGGGACTTCAACGACCTGTCCCACTGCTGTAAAAATCTGTTTCGCTAACTCCACCTGCTCTGGGGAGACTAAATCGCTTGGGGCGATCGCCGTCATCCCTTGACCGAC from [Leptolyngbya] sp. PCC 7376 includes:
- the proC gene encoding pyrroline-5-carboxylate reductase produces the protein MAVKFGMIGGGVMGEALLSRLLKQGLYAPSDVVVSDPVAARREYLQQEYGIAVTANNADAAIASDVLMLAIKPQIFEKVATELQSKELMERPLVLSILAGVTLEKLQTGFVGYPVVRVMPNTPAIVGQGMTAIAPSDLVSPEQVELAKQIFTAVGQVVEVPEYLMDAVTGLSGSGPAFVALMIEALADGGVASGLPRQIAQQLALQTVKGTAELLQDSGLHPAQLKDRVTSPGGTTITGVATLEANGFRSAVIEAVKAAKQRSEELGKG
- the cofH gene encoding 7,8-didemethyl-8-hydroxy-5-deazariboflavin synthase subunit CofH; this translates as MKLTEILDKAIALQDLSVAEGIFLLEQYQPDAIEEIRQAADELRRSLCGETVTYVVNRNLNFTNICEQHCHFCAFRRDADDEGAFWLDNGQLLEKAADAVQRGATEICMQGGLNPEAKINGRSLDYYLDLVRSLKTEFPQLHIHAFSPQEIEFIARQDELTFAEVILALKDVGVGSFPGTAAEVLDDQIRRQICPEKLDTATWLEIVSLAHSLGIMTTSTMLCGHIETLEQQVCHLEQMRSLQQYAVEKNYSAKISEFILLPFVGQDAPAVLRKKVGRDQPDLNLTLHLTAVSRLFLGKWIVNHQPSWVKLGLDGATEALRWGCNDIGGTLMEEHITTMAGAQGGTCLTIEQLQHAIASQNRPSAERTTLYHFAIATETLTDEKLPIMMS